GGCGAGCCGAACGCCGAGGATTGATTGATCGTCGTCCGATGACAGATCGACTTCGGCATGAATTTTGACGTTGGCGGGAAGGTTCACTCCGGTCTCTCTGGCGACCTTCGCCATGGAGCTTGCGAAGCTCGCCGACCAGGCGGCAGCCATGAGCTGTTCGGGATTGGTGCCGATTCGGGCCGAACCGGGTTCTGAAAGCCTGATGTCGAGCACGCCGTCGGTGCTGCGGGCGATCCCGTTCTGACGCCCGCCTGTCGTTTCGGTGATTGCCGTGTAGATCAGATGCATGGTGTTGTTCATGGACATATCCCTTGAGCGGCGAGCGCCGGTTGGGGC
This Rhizobium sp. NZLR1 DNA region includes the following protein-coding sequences:
- a CDS encoding Ohr family peroxiredoxin; the encoded protein is MNNTMHLIYTAITETTGGRQNGIARSTDGVLDIRLSEPGSARIGTNPEQLMAAAWSASFASSMAKVARETGVNLPANVKIHAEVDLSSDDDQSILGVRLAIQLPGLERDVASSLIEESRRICPFSRATRGNVEVVFRIG